In Deinococcus sp. QL22, the following are encoded in one genomic region:
- a CDS encoding Bax inhibitor-1/YccA family protein, protein MTAGLALTAGVAYFTAQNETLAMQVMGLRLPLMLAQLALVFVLAGLVQRMSSALAGVLFMVYAVLTGLTFSALLFAYSPAAVINAFATTAGTFAVMSIIGFTIKRDLSAMGRFFMFAIIGLFIAMIINIFFISSTLSLIISVVGVLLFAGLTAYDTQMLRKMALSGVTGEMAERAAINGALSLYLNFINMFLFLLRLSSSR, encoded by the coding sequence ATGACTGCCGGACTTGCCCTGACCGCCGGAGTCGCCTATTTCACGGCCCAGAATGAAACGCTGGCCATGCAGGTCATGGGCCTGCGCCTGCCGCTGATGCTGGCACAATTGGCCCTGGTCTTCGTGCTGGCGGGCTTAGTGCAGCGCATGAGCAGTGCCCTTGCTGGCGTGCTGTTCATGGTGTACGCCGTCCTGACCGGCCTGACCTTCAGCGCCCTGCTGTTCGCCTATAGCCCCGCCGCCGTCATCAATGCCTTTGCCACCACCGCCGGAACCTTCGCAGTCATGAGCATCATCGGCTTCACCATCAAACGTGACCTCAGCGCGATGGGCCGCTTTTTCATGTTCGCCATCATCGGCCTGTTCATCGCCATGATCATCAACATCTTCTTCATTAGCAGCACCCTGAGCCTGATCATCAGCGTTGTGGGTGTGTTGCTGTTCGCGGGCCTCACCGCCTACGACACGCAAATGCTGCGCAAGATGGCCCTCAGCGGCGTTACGGGCGAAATGGCCGAGCGGGCTGCCATCAACGGGGCGCTCTCGCTGTACCTCAACTTCATCAATATGTTCCTGTTTTTGTTGAGACTGTCCAGCAGCCGCTAA
- the treY gene encoding malto-oligosyltrehalose synthase: MTQTLPEAEAQESHTAQATPHIPSSTYRLQLHPGFGFAAARRVLPYLARLGITDVYLSPVWTSAPGSTHGYDVTDHASINPELGGEAGLRKLSAAARALGMGVVVDFVPNHMGIQGGHNRYWEDVLAHGQASRYGHFFDISWSPLKRALEGKVLLPVLGDAYGRVLERRELRLERDGGRFHFRYYERRLPMSPRSLAALLERVTEHLPATTAPAIRGELASIARSVSNLPRSTDAALTDEDRVGRAQEVEVMERRLAALAEASGTVRKVLDAAVQEVNAEPERLDRLMQEQNYRLANWRVASEQINYRRFFDINDLAALRMEDPRVFDWAHAKLFELIADGVFTGVRLDHTDGLFDPAGYFRALQMGAARALGVPEDESTLPLYVVAEKILEPGERLPEAWAVHGTSGYDFLAQLGGVFVEGANAEELSAIYRRFTGDRDSYGDHLYRGKHLIQRVSLPGEVNVLTEHLALLAEADLRYRDFTLSALRDAIREVIATFPVYRTYVRAGGEREPGDNAKIDHAIRDAKAHTRQGGGAVDASVFDFLRAVLTLDAPDEATREAYADFALRFQQLTGPVTAKGAEDTAFYRYPRLLSLNEVGGDPALFGTPPRAFHSAAKDRAEHWPAAMLALSTHDTKRGEDTRARISVISEMPQTWAAHLSEWSPLLRTLETDLDLGRAPNAPDTYTLLQTILGAYPLDGQLADFPDRIVAYMTKAAREAKLRTSWASPNEEYETALEDMVRGLLANERYTERLQELHARISPYGAQNGLSAALVRLTAPGVPDTYQGTEGWNQSLVDPDNRRPVDYARLGRLMGRIEKRHGSDGLKLASELLDNYADGGVKLLVTWAGLQARTQHPDLFQHGTYRPIEAGKYLLAFARAAVDSTGVDKGRVAVTVAPRLSLSLTREKTPWAVGEAWGNRQLSMPRPGTYDNLLTGQTVRVRGDKVALGKVLEDFPLALLVRR, from the coding sequence ATGACCCAAACCCTGCCAGAAGCCGAAGCCCAGGAGTCTCACACCGCACAGGCCACCCCTCACATCCCTTCTTCCACCTACCGCCTGCAACTGCACCCTGGCTTCGGTTTTGCGGCGGCGCGGCGGGTTCTCCCCTACCTTGCGCGGCTGGGCATTACCGACGTGTATCTGTCGCCCGTGTGGACGAGTGCGCCCGGCAGCACGCACGGCTACGACGTGACCGATCATGCCAGCATCAACCCGGAACTGGGCGGCGAGGCGGGCCTGCGCAAGCTGTCAGCGGCGGCGCGGGCGCTGGGTATGGGCGTGGTGGTGGACTTTGTGCCCAACCACATGGGCATTCAGGGCGGCCACAACCGTTACTGGGAAGATGTGCTGGCGCACGGGCAGGCCAGCCGCTACGGGCACTTTTTCGATATTTCCTGGTCACCCCTGAAAAGGGCGCTGGAGGGCAAGGTGTTGCTGCCCGTGCTGGGCGACGCCTACGGGCGGGTGCTGGAACGCCGGGAACTGCGGCTGGAGCGCGACGGCGGGCGCTTTCATTTTCGGTATTACGAGCGACGCCTGCCCATGTCACCGCGCAGCTTGGCCGCCCTGCTGGAGCGCGTAACCGAGCATCTACCCGCCACCACCGCCCCTGCCATTCGCGGCGAACTGGCGAGTATTGCCCGCAGCGTGTCCAACCTGCCGCGCTCTACCGATGCTGCCCTCACCGACGAAGACCGGGTGGGCCGCGCCCAAGAAGTGGAGGTGATGGAACGGCGACTGGCCGCGCTGGCCGAAGCGTCTGGCACCGTGCGGAAGGTGCTGGACGCCGCCGTGCAGGAAGTGAACGCCGAACCAGAGCGCTTAGATAGGCTGATGCAGGAGCAGAACTACCGCCTTGCCAACTGGCGCGTGGCCTCCGAGCAGATCAATTACCGCCGCTTCTTCGACATCAACGATCTGGCGGCGCTGAGGATGGAAGACCCCCGCGTGTTCGACTGGGCGCACGCCAAGCTGTTTGAACTGATTGCCGACGGCGTATTTACGGGTGTGCGGCTCGATCACACCGACGGCCTGTTCGACCCGGCGGGCTATTTCCGGGCGCTCCAGATGGGCGCAGCGCGGGCATTGGGCGTGCCAGAGGACGAATCAACCCTCCCGCTCTATGTCGTGGCGGAGAAAATCCTGGAACCCGGCGAGCGGCTGCCCGAAGCGTGGGCGGTACACGGCACCAGCGGTTACGACTTTCTGGCCCAGTTGGGCGGCGTGTTCGTGGAAGGAGCCAACGCCGAGGAACTGAGCGCCATCTACCGCCGCTTCACCGGAGACCGCGACTCTTACGGCGATCACCTGTACCGGGGTAAACACCTGATCCAGCGCGTGTCGTTGCCCGGAGAAGTGAACGTGCTGACCGAGCATCTGGCACTGTTGGCCGAAGCCGATCTGCGATACCGCGACTTCACGCTCAGCGCCCTGCGTGACGCTATTCGCGAAGTGATCGCCACCTTCCCAGTGTACCGAACCTATGTGCGGGCGGGCGGCGAACGCGAACCCGGCGACAATGCCAAAATTGACCACGCCATCCGCGACGCCAAAGCCCATACCCGGCAGGGCGGCGGGGCGGTGGATGCCAGCGTGTTCGACTTCCTGCGGGCCGTGCTGACGCTGGACGCGCCGGATGAGGCCACCCGCGAAGCGTATGCCGACTTTGCCCTGCGGTTTCAGCAGCTCACTGGCCCGGTGACGGCCAAAGGGGCTGAAGACACCGCCTTCTACCGCTACCCGCGCCTGCTGTCTCTGAACGAGGTGGGCGGCGACCCGGCCCTGTTCGGCACGCCGCCCCGCGCTTTTCATTCGGCAGCCAAAGACCGGGCCGAACACTGGCCCGCCGCGATGCTGGCCCTCAGCACCCACGATACCAAGCGTGGCGAAGACACCCGCGCCCGCATCAGCGTGATTTCGGAGATGCCGCAGACGTGGGCGGCGCACCTGAGCGAGTGGTCGCCGCTCCTGCGGACGCTGGAAACTGACCTGGATCTGGGCCGCGCCCCCAATGCGCCCGACACCTACACCCTGCTGCAAACCATCCTGGGAGCCTATCCGCTGGACGGCCAACTGGCCGATTTTCCAGACCGGATCGTGGCGTACATGACCAAAGCGGCGCGGGAGGCCAAGCTGCGAACCAGTTGGGCCAGCCCCAACGAGGAATATGAAACGGCGCTGGAAGACATGGTACGCGGCCTGCTGGCGAATGAACGCTACACGGAACGGTTGCAAGAACTGCATGCCCGCATCAGCCCCTACGGTGCCCAGAACGGACTGAGCGCCGCGCTGGTGCGCCTGACCGCGCCTGGCGTGCCCGATACCTATCAGGGCACGGAGGGCTGGAACCAGAGTCTGGTTGACCCTGACAACCGCCGCCCGGTGGACTATGCCCGTCTGGGCCGCCTGATGGGCCGAATAGAAAAACGGCACGGCTCGGACGGCCTGAAACTGGCCTCGGAGTTGCTGGACAACTACGCTGATGGTGGAGTGAAACTGCTGGTCACCTGGGCAGGGTTACAGGCCCGAACCCAGCATCCCGACCTGTTTCAACACGGCACCTACCGCCCGATAGAGGCCGGGAAATACCTGCTGGCCTTTGCGCGGGCCGCTGTTGATTCGACTGGGGTGGATAAGGGGCGCGTGGCCGTCACCGTCGCCCCCCGCCTGAGCCTCAGCCTGACCCGCGAGAAAACGCCGTGGGCCGTGGGAGAAGCCTGGGGCAACCGCCAACTCTCCATGCCTCGCCCCGGCACCTACGACAACCTGCTGACCGGGCAAACCGTGCGGGTGCGCGGCGACAAGGTGGCGCTGGGAAAAGTACTGGAAGACTTCCCGCTGGCTCTACTGGTGCGGCGCTGA
- a CDS encoding recombinase family protein gives MVGHPHNLSSFTSAEINSQSRQIEACEKWGIEHEWTRIDHIHDTQTGKSYEARAGIQRVLSLVDSGRVTDVICYSVDRTGREAMVIQSFFRDVYLRGGRITIITKGKTYKSFNEIKKDTLFDVAVAEWERSTIVDRMQEGKMYAFLELGSFIFAPPYGYNIRSKRVEHGNQKLKFNYLDINEYEAAKVRLILDKYIETRSIMQTVQLVNKEGIKTKRNGVFTAIQLKDMLLRVDMYAGRPREEVYQGVTRYTTSPAIITGVVADTVKELLAVTPKKVRGSDLEIQPFYRLITCACCGSHASGSAGWKRERKGTYGLTCASLRKQRNEVNFLGKVVDKGTACLSQIALNHFIRALKQFLVNVDIENIETQFEYEVSKQIAQLRRIQAAVSKGVARRDELKVKQSKLVDATIKLAGNDEFAVLVGAYSEALKEIQRELAQIDLDVKAGEADLATKFRVFESLDISLDELNKHVTQPVVTNLSLSDLSPEKLKAYGDRFKPEGSLIQELKQAEAVQLHAAFISKQAEGIKATLAKLSEDLEADNYDGVNRTMHKLGLRFMADFSDRQQNTRTASIRVMVDFEPIEKLLAPTGVSGCWTVSTKTGTY, from the coding sequence GAGAAGTGGGGTATAGAACACGAGTGGACACGCATAGACCATATCCACGACACCCAAACGGGTAAAAGCTATGAGGCACGTGCTGGTATCCAGAGGGTACTTAGCCTAGTGGACTCAGGGAGAGTCACGGACGTTATCTGCTATAGCGTGGATCGGACAGGTAGAGAGGCTATGGTCATCCAAAGCTTCTTTAGGGACGTGTATTTGCGTGGTGGAAGAATTACCATCATCACTAAAGGTAAGACCTACAAAAGCTTTAACGAGATCAAAAAAGACACACTGTTCGATGTAGCAGTAGCAGAGTGGGAAAGAAGCACCATCGTAGATCGGATGCAAGAAGGCAAGATGTACGCTTTTCTAGAACTAGGAAGCTTTATCTTCGCCCCGCCGTATGGTTACAACATCAGAAGTAAGCGTGTAGAACACGGTAACCAAAAACTCAAGTTTAACTACCTAGATATAAACGAGTATGAAGCGGCTAAAGTACGGCTAATACTCGATAAATACATAGAAACTAGATCTATCATGCAAACTGTGCAGTTGGTAAACAAAGAGGGTATTAAGACCAAGCGTAATGGCGTATTCACTGCTATACAGCTTAAGGACATGCTGCTAAGAGTGGACATGTACGCGGGTAGACCAAGAGAGGAGGTCTATCAGGGTGTGACTCGATACACCACTAGCCCAGCAATCATCACAGGGGTAGTAGCAGACACAGTGAAGGAACTGCTTGCTGTGACTCCCAAGAAGGTGAGAGGGTCAGACCTAGAGATACAGCCGTTCTACAGGCTGATTACCTGTGCTTGCTGTGGGAGTCATGCCAGCGGTAGCGCGGGCTGGAAGCGGGAGAGGAAAGGCACGTATGGCCTTACCTGCGCATCACTCAGGAAGCAGAGGAATGAGGTCAACTTCTTAGGCAAAGTGGTAGACAAAGGGACTGCTTGTCTGTCTCAGATAGCCTTAAACCACTTTATCAGGGCGCTGAAGCAGTTCCTCGTCAACGTAGACATAGAGAACATAGAGACACAGTTTGAATATGAGGTGTCAAAGCAGATCGCACAGCTTAGGCGGATACAGGCTGCTGTATCTAAGGGTGTAGCTAGGCGTGATGAACTCAAGGTGAAGCAGTCTAAGCTAGTCGATGCAACCATCAAGCTTGCTGGTAATGATGAATTTGCTGTGCTGGTAGGTGCTTACTCCGAAGCCCTGAAAGAGATACAGCGTGAGTTGGCACAGATAGACCTTGACGTTAAAGCTGGTGAAGCTGACCTAGCCACGAAATTTAGGGTGTTTGAGTCTCTAGATATTTCGCTGGATGAACTCAACAAGCATGTGACTCAGCCTGTGGTGACTAACCTCAGCCTGTCTGACTTATCGCCTGAGAAGCTAAAAGCGTATGGCGATAGATTTAAGCCAGAGGGAAGCTTGATACAGGAACTCAAGCAGGCAGAGGCAGTGCAGCTACATGCGGCATTTATCAGCAAGCAAGCAGAGGGGATCAAGGCCACTTTAGCCAAGCTATCTGAAGACCTGGAAGCGGATAACTACGATGGGGTAAACCGCACCATGCACAAGCTAGGGCTACGGTTCATGGCTGACTTCTCCGATAGACAGCAAAATACCCGGACAGCATCTATCCGGGTAATGGTGGACTTTGAACCGATTGAGAAGCTTCTAGCCCCTACTGGTGTTAGCGGCTGCTGGACAGTCTCAACAAAAACAGGAACATATTGA
- the map gene encoding type I methionyl aminopeptidase, producing the protein MTINTEADLQGMQRAGRVVAETLRTLKAAICPGVTPAELDALAGQVFQQHGAKSAPRMTYNAPVNVFISVNDDIVHGLPTQRPLAAGDVVSIDVTPFVDGYIADAAVTVAVPPASPVVMRLIECTEAAFQAGIAAARAGRPVHAIGQAVEHEVNRRGFTVLRELFGHGVGRAIHEEPNVPNYYRPRDRMKLHEGLVIAVEPMVSTGRSHRVRTLRDGWTLSTTDGGLAAHFEHTVMITKGQPLILTA; encoded by the coding sequence ATGACGATCAATACCGAAGCCGACCTGCAAGGGATGCAGCGTGCAGGACGCGTGGTTGCCGAAACGCTCCGGACACTGAAGGCGGCCATCTGTCCCGGCGTGACCCCCGCCGAACTTGACGCCCTTGCTGGGCAAGTGTTCCAGCAGCATGGGGCCAAATCCGCCCCACGCATGACCTACAACGCCCCCGTCAACGTGTTCATCAGCGTCAACGACGACATTGTGCATGGGCTGCCGACCCAGCGCCCGCTGGCGGCGGGCGACGTGGTGAGCATCGATGTCACGCCGTTTGTAGATGGCTATATTGCCGACGCTGCGGTTACGGTGGCGGTGCCCCCCGCCTCACCAGTGGTCATGCGCCTGATCGAATGTACAGAGGCTGCGTTTCAGGCTGGGATAGCGGCGGCCAGAGCGGGGCGGCCCGTACATGCGATTGGTCAGGCCGTCGAGCACGAGGTCAACCGCCGGGGCTTTACCGTTCTGAGGGAACTGTTCGGGCATGGCGTTGGCCGCGCCATTCATGAGGAACCCAATGTGCCGAACTATTACCGTCCGAGGGACAGAATGAAGCTGCACGAGGGCTTGGTCATCGCCGTAGAACCGATGGTGTCCACCGGGCGCTCACACCGCGTCCGAACCTTGCGCGACGGCTGGACGCTGAGCACCACCGATGGCGGTCTGGCCGCTCACTTTGAACATACCGTCATGATCACCAAGGGCCAGCCCCTGATTCTGACCGCCTGA